A genome region from Triticum aestivum cultivar Chinese Spring chromosome 2B, IWGSC CS RefSeq v2.1, whole genome shotgun sequence includes the following:
- the LOC123042034 gene encoding uncharacterized protein, producing the protein MEETRHLVGVGPARAKKARDARSEESDDMATKSKTYCSAAAAASEEESRRLREPESAARPFVLPGPADDEAKSRWAAPGRRRRACNWLRLLFRSPPLHPPPDFRPKMSRSEIKALNHDTMLQCLQLYNAAHPGDEYEPAPGKVTRRGKLDNYGFWTHGNFVARRKCSGCLSFVPAPRTLFFFELIDRGDDDEVLTCIPLDEPVTEAYVFLGIPLGRGTRRNGESDCVCKTCYRRFHVPHAGLTRKCGCEDSKVERVCKMCYLDADVLHPFRGGFRFGHHQEIFEKRFCSYY; encoded by the exons ATGGAGGAGACGCGACACCTCGTCGGAGTCGGACCAGCGCGTGCTAAGAAGGCCAGGGACGCACGGTCTGAGGAATCCGACGACATGGCGACCAAGAGCAAGACCTACTgcagcgccgccgctgccgcgtcgGAGGAGGAGTCTCGTCGCCTCCGTGAACCCGAATCAGCGGCTAGGCCTTTCGTGCTGCCTGGTCCGGCTGATGACGAAGCAAAGTCAAGGTGGGCGgcgcctggccgccgccgccgcgcgtgcAACTGGCTGCGGCTGCTGTTCCGTTCGCCTCCTCTCCATCCTCCCCCCGACTTCAG GCCTAAGATGTCACGTTCGGAGATAAAAGCTCTGAATCACGATACCATGCTGCAATGCCTTCAGCTGTACAACGCCGCCCATCCG GGCGATGAGTATGAACCTGCTCCTGGTAAGGTGACCAGACGCGGCAAGCTTGACAATTACGGTTTTTGGACTCATGGCAACTTTGTGGCTCGTCGGAAGTGCTCTGGCTGCTTGTCCTTCGTGCCCGCTCCGCGAACTCTCTTCTTTTTTGAGCTCATTGATAGAGGTGATGACGATGAAGTTCTCACATGCATCCCCCTAG ATGAACCAGTTACTGAAGCCTACGTTTTCCTTGGAATCCCTCTTGGGCGGGGCACCCGGCGTAATGGTGAAT CGGACTGTGTTTGCAAGACATGCTACCGTCGATTTCATGTCCCACATGCTGGTCTGACGAGGAAATGTGGATGTGAAGATAGCAAGGTGGAGAGGGTATGTAAAATGTGCTATCTTGACGCCGATGTGTTGCATCCCTTCCGAGGAGGATTCCGTTTTGGCCATCACCAAGAGATCTTTGAAAAGCGTTTTTGCTCCTACTACTGA